The proteins below come from a single Arthrobacter crystallopoietes genomic window:
- the aceE gene encoding pyruvate dehydrogenase (acetyl-transferring), homodimeric type: MSAGEDTSHILSGLTNQLPDRDPEETAEWIESLDQLIQSQGTERAQFIMRSLLQRAGAQSVGVPMVTTTDYVNTIPADQEPAFPGKEEIERKYRAWLRWNAAVLVHRAQRPDIGVGGHISTYAGAATLYEVGLNHFFRGKDHPGGGDHVFFQGHASPGMYARAFLEGRMSEEDLDGFRQEKSKAGHGLSSYPHPRLMPEFWEFPTVSMGIGPMNAIYQAQSNRYLHNRGIKDTSDQHVWAFLGDGEMDEPESRGLLQLAANENLDNLTFVINCNLQRLDGPVRGNGKIMQELEAFFRGAGWNVIKVVWGREWDPLLAADKDGALVDVMNGTPDGDYQTYKAESGGFVREHFFGKTPQTKEMVSHLSDEEIWNLKRGGHDYHKVYAAYKAATEFEGKPTVILAHTVKGYGLGTHFEGRNATHQMKKLTLDDLKQFRDHLRIPISDEQLEADPYRPPYYHPGQDSPEIQYLQERRKALGGYVPERRNTAEPIHLPDDKAYEVAKRGSGKQMAATTMAFVRLLKDLMRDKDFGKRVVPIVPDEARTFGMDSFFPTSKIYNPKGQNYLSVDRDLVLAYKESISGQILHAGINEAGSTAAFTAAGTAYATHGEPLIPIYIFYSMFGFQRTGDSFWAAGDQMTRGFIIGATAGRTTLTGEGLQHADGHSPLLASTNPAVITYDPAYGYEIGHIMKSGLERMYGPDSKDPNVMYYLTVYNEPILQPAEPEELDVEGLLKGIYLLAPAKVDGPRTQLLASGVSVPWALEAQQILADEWGVSADVWSVTSWAELRRDGLAAEEEAFVNPGSEPRKPFVTQQLEGATGPIVAVSDYMKAVPDQIRQFLPHEFATLGADGFGFSDTRAAARRFFKIDSHSIVVRALEMLARRGEVDQNAPKEAFDRYKLNDVTAGTSGNAGGDS; this comes from the coding sequence GTGAGCGCAGGAGAAGATACCTCGCACATCCTGAGCGGGCTGACAAACCAGCTCCCGGACCGCGATCCTGAGGAAACCGCGGAATGGATCGAATCGCTGGACCAGCTGATTCAGTCCCAAGGCACCGAGCGCGCACAGTTCATCATGCGCTCCCTGCTGCAACGAGCGGGCGCCCAGAGCGTCGGCGTGCCCATGGTCACCACCACGGACTACGTCAACACCATTCCCGCCGACCAGGAACCCGCGTTCCCGGGCAAGGAAGAAATCGAACGCAAGTACCGTGCCTGGTTGCGCTGGAACGCGGCGGTGCTGGTGCACCGCGCGCAGCGGCCCGACATCGGCGTCGGTGGGCATATCTCTACCTACGCCGGCGCCGCCACCCTCTATGAAGTCGGACTTAACCACTTCTTCCGCGGCAAGGACCACCCCGGCGGTGGCGACCACGTCTTTTTCCAGGGACACGCTTCGCCCGGCATGTATGCCCGCGCCTTCCTCGAAGGCCGCATGAGCGAAGAGGACCTGGACGGTTTCCGGCAGGAGAAATCCAAGGCCGGCCACGGACTCTCGTCCTACCCGCACCCCCGGCTGATGCCGGAATTCTGGGAGTTCCCGACGGTCTCCATGGGTATCGGCCCGATGAACGCCATCTACCAGGCGCAGTCCAACCGCTACCTGCACAACCGCGGCATCAAGGACACCTCGGACCAGCATGTCTGGGCCTTCCTCGGCGACGGCGAAATGGACGAGCCGGAAAGCCGCGGCCTGCTCCAGCTGGCCGCCAACGAAAACCTCGACAACCTCACCTTTGTCATCAACTGCAACCTCCAGCGCCTTGATGGCCCGGTGCGCGGCAACGGCAAGATCATGCAGGAGCTCGAAGCGTTCTTCCGCGGCGCGGGCTGGAATGTCATCAAGGTTGTTTGGGGCCGTGAGTGGGATCCCCTGCTGGCCGCCGACAAGGACGGCGCCCTGGTGGACGTCATGAACGGGACCCCGGACGGCGACTACCAGACCTACAAGGCCGAGTCCGGCGGGTTCGTCCGCGAGCACTTCTTCGGCAAGACCCCGCAGACCAAGGAAATGGTGTCCCACCTTTCCGACGAGGAGATCTGGAACCTCAAGCGCGGCGGCCACGATTACCACAAGGTCTACGCCGCCTACAAGGCTGCCACCGAGTTCGAGGGCAAGCCGACGGTCATCCTCGCGCACACGGTCAAGGGCTACGGGTTGGGCACCCACTTCGAGGGCCGCAATGCGACCCACCAGATGAAGAAGCTGACCCTGGATGATCTGAAGCAGTTCCGCGACCACCTGCGGATCCCGATCAGCGACGAGCAGCTCGAAGCCGACCCGTACCGGCCGCCGTACTACCATCCAGGACAGGACTCCCCCGAGATCCAGTACCTGCAGGAGCGGCGCAAGGCTCTGGGCGGTTACGTGCCGGAGCGGCGGAACACCGCGGAGCCGATCCATCTGCCTGACGACAAGGCCTACGAAGTTGCCAAGCGCGGCTCCGGCAAGCAGATGGCCGCGACCACGATGGCCTTCGTGCGTCTGCTGAAGGATCTGATGCGGGACAAGGACTTCGGCAAGCGGGTTGTCCCGATTGTGCCGGACGAAGCCCGTACCTTCGGCATGGACTCGTTCTTCCCGACGTCGAAAATCTACAACCCCAAGGGCCAGAACTACCTGTCCGTGGACCGCGACCTGGTCCTGGCCTACAAGGAGTCGATTTCCGGGCAGATCCTGCACGCGGGCATCAACGAGGCCGGTTCCACCGCAGCCTTCACGGCAGCAGGAACCGCCTATGCCACCCACGGCGAACCGCTGATTCCGATCTACATCTTCTACTCGATGTTCGGTTTCCAGCGCACCGGTGATTCCTTCTGGGCCGCCGGGGACCAGATGACCCGTGGCTTCATTATCGGCGCCACCGCCGGCCGGACCACGCTCACCGGAGAAGGCCTGCAGCACGCCGACGGCCATTCGCCGCTGCTCGCTTCGACCAACCCGGCGGTCATCACCTACGATCCCGCGTACGGCTACGAAATCGGACACATCATGAAGTCCGGCCTGGAGCGCATGTACGGACCGGATTCCAAGGATCCGAACGTCATGTACTACCTAACGGTCTACAACGAACCGATCCTGCAGCCGGCAGAGCCCGAAGAGCTCGACGTCGAAGGTCTGCTCAAGGGCATCTACCTGCTGGCGCCGGCCAAGGTTGACGGTCCCAGGACCCAACTGCTGGCTTCCGGCGTCTCGGTGCCGTGGGCCCTGGAGGCGCAGCAGATCCTCGCCGACGAGTGGGGTGTCTCCGCCGACGTATGGTCCGTCACGTCCTGGGCCGAGCTGCGCAGGGACGGCCTGGCGGCGGAGGAAGAAGCCTTCGTTAACCCAGGCTCCGAGCCGCGCAAGCCGTTCGTCACGCAACAACTCGAGGGTGCTACCGGACCCATCGTGGCCGTCAGCGACTACATGAAGGCCGTGCCGGACCAGATCCGCCAGTTCCTGCCTCATGAGTTCGCCACGCTCGGTGCGGATGGCTTCGGCTTCTCCGATACCCGTGCAGCCGCCCGCCGGTTCTTCAAGATCGACAGCCACTCGATCGTGGTCCGCGCCCTGGAAATGCTCGCCCGCCGTGGCGAGGTGGACCAGAACGCCCCCAAGGAAGCCTTCGACCGGTACAAGCTCAACGACGTTACGGCCGGGACGTCCGGAAACGCCGGCGGCGATTCCTGA
- a CDS encoding PucR family transcriptional regulator encodes MPQPRTNAATPAPQASPKTTARGARPSSSKQPPATAATLDRLRSKIGALSTTTLKRLESELPWYRSLRPDERAALGLVAQKGIASFVTWYERPASPAWVMNDVFGTAPTELTRSISLQRALQLIRVVVEAVEDQVSDLAGGSDEASLREAVLRYSREVAFAAADVYARAAETRGAWDTRLEALVVDAILRGESSDALRSRIAAVGWKSAGRITVMVGSSPPEPSPSFVAEIRRASSRFADDTLVGIQGERLILVLGGISDQGTAFIRLSELFGPGPVVYGPETKSLVDASMSAQAAFAGLSAARAWPGAPRPVAANDLWPERVMSGDDAARRDLYKYIYVPLVNAGNGLSETLSSYLSLGHSLEATARELFVHANTVRYRLRRVCDVTGWDPLLPREAFVLQTALVVGRLVAAARPAQERAPTRQ; translated from the coding sequence ATGCCCCAGCCCCGGACCAACGCCGCAACCCCGGCCCCGCAAGCGTCGCCGAAAACCACGGCTCGCGGCGCCAGGCCGTCCTCAAGCAAGCAGCCGCCAGCTACCGCTGCCACCCTTGACCGGCTCAGGTCGAAAATCGGCGCATTGTCTACTACTACGCTCAAGCGGCTGGAAAGCGAGCTGCCCTGGTACCGCAGTCTTCGTCCCGACGAGCGGGCCGCGCTGGGGCTGGTTGCACAAAAAGGTATCGCCTCCTTCGTGACCTGGTATGAACGGCCGGCATCGCCTGCCTGGGTCATGAATGACGTTTTCGGCACCGCTCCGACCGAACTTACCCGGTCAATCAGCCTGCAACGCGCCCTGCAGCTGATCCGGGTTGTGGTTGAAGCCGTGGAGGACCAGGTCAGCGACTTGGCGGGCGGCAGCGACGAAGCATCGCTGCGTGAGGCGGTCCTAAGGTATTCCCGGGAGGTGGCCTTCGCCGCAGCAGACGTCTACGCTCGTGCCGCCGAGACCCGCGGCGCTTGGGACACAAGGCTGGAGGCGCTTGTCGTGGACGCCATCCTGCGTGGCGAGAGCTCGGACGCGTTGCGTTCTCGTATCGCCGCCGTCGGCTGGAAGTCCGCCGGCAGGATTACCGTCATGGTCGGCAGCTCCCCGCCGGAACCAAGCCCATCGTTCGTCGCCGAAATCCGCCGGGCCAGTTCACGGTTTGCCGACGACACCTTGGTGGGGATCCAGGGCGAGAGGCTGATTCTGGTACTGGGCGGCATCTCAGACCAGGGCACGGCCTTCATCCGGCTCAGCGAACTGTTCGGCCCCGGCCCCGTTGTCTACGGACCGGAAACCAAATCGCTGGTGGACGCGAGTATGTCGGCGCAGGCAGCTTTCGCCGGCCTCTCGGCCGCCCGGGCATGGCCAGGCGCGCCACGTCCCGTGGCGGCAAACGATCTGTGGCCCGAACGTGTCATGTCGGGAGACGACGCCGCACGCCGCGATCTGTACAAGTACATCTACGTGCCGCTGGTCAACGCCGGAAACGGACTCAGCGAAACGCTCTCCAGCTACCTGTCTCTCGGCCATTCCCTGGAGGCGACCGCCAGGGAACTCTTCGTCCATGCGAACACCGTGCGGTACCGTCTGCGGAGAGTGTGTGACGTGACCGGCTGGGATCCGCTGCTCCCCCGCGAGGCGTTCGTTCTGCAAACAGCCCTCGTTGTTGGCCGTCTGGTGGCCGCGGCGCGGCCCGCCCAAGAGCGCGCGCCTACTCGGCAGTAA
- a CDS encoding ACP S-malonyltransferase: MLAIVCPGQGSQTPGFLSPWLDVPGVAEHLSLLSDIAKLDLVAHGTTSDEETIKDTAIAQPLIVAAGLIAARALTADEPLDLSTVVAGHSVGEITASAIAGALTENDAMAFVRERANAMAQAAAQTPTGMSAVLGGAEAEVLAAIDAAGLTPANANGGGQIVAAGTFDQLQKLADNPPAKARVVPLKVAGAFHTEHMAPAVGVLEGLRPQLSPASPALTLLSNYDGEPVAGGEQNLDSLIAQVSRPVRWDLCMEELLSVGVTGLLELPPAGTLTGLAKRGMKGVATMALKSPDQLEQARAFIAEHTQQTPAGVALTNEHKSGDIHQ, from the coding sequence GTGCTTGCAATTGTCTGCCCGGGCCAGGGCTCCCAGACCCCAGGATTCCTCTCCCCTTGGCTAGACGTCCCCGGCGTCGCTGAGCACCTGAGCTTGCTCAGCGACATTGCGAAGCTGGACCTCGTAGCCCATGGAACCACTTCCGACGAAGAGACCATTAAGGACACAGCCATCGCCCAGCCGCTGATCGTCGCGGCTGGTCTCATTGCGGCCAGAGCGCTGACCGCGGACGAGCCGCTGGATCTTTCCACGGTTGTAGCCGGACATTCCGTCGGCGAGATTACGGCCTCGGCAATCGCCGGCGCCCTGACGGAAAACGATGCGATGGCCTTCGTCCGCGAACGCGCCAATGCGATGGCCCAGGCCGCGGCCCAGACGCCGACAGGTATGAGCGCAGTGCTCGGCGGAGCCGAGGCGGAAGTCCTCGCAGCTATCGACGCTGCGGGGCTCACCCCCGCGAACGCGAACGGCGGCGGGCAGATCGTGGCAGCCGGCACCTTTGACCAACTCCAGAAGCTGGCAGATAACCCACCGGCCAAGGCCCGCGTCGTCCCGCTGAAGGTGGCTGGCGCTTTCCATACCGAACACATGGCGCCCGCCGTCGGCGTCCTGGAAGGGTTGCGTCCGCAGCTTTCCCCGGCTTCGCCGGCGCTGACGCTGCTGTCCAACTACGACGGCGAACCGGTTGCCGGCGGCGAGCAGAACCTGGACAGTCTGATCGCCCAGGTCTCCAGGCCCGTCCGCTGGGATCTGTGCATGGAAGAACTGCTCTCCGTGGGAGTGACCGGCCTACTTGAACTACCGCCGGCGGGGACACTGACGGGGCTGGCGAAGCGCGGCATGAAGGGTGTCGCTACAATGGCCCTGAAATCCCCCGACCAGCTCGAACAGGCCCGTGCCTTCATCGCCGAGCATACACAGCAGACACCGGCCGGCGTCGCACTTACCAATGAACATAAGTCTGGAGACATCCACCAGTGA
- a CDS encoding beta-ketoacyl-ACP synthase III — MRQSQLREHSRILGMGAFRPDVIVTNDDVCQWIESSDEWIRQRTGIVTRHRAGADTSVVDMAEGAANEALQKAGIEASQLGAVIVSTVSHPYATPSAAAALADRLGATPAPAFDISAACAGYCYGIAQGDALVRSGAAEYVLVVGAEKLSDVIDNSERTISFLLGDGAGAVVIGPSDTPGIGPSVWGSDGSKWDVIGMTHSLNDVRELSLAAEAAGSLSAAAEERTEDGKKLWPTLRQDGQSVFRWAVWEMAKVAKRAMDEAGVKPEELAAFVPHQANMRIIDEMIKQLKLPDSVAVARDIADAGNTSAASIPLAAHRLLQENPQLSGGLALQIGFGAGLVFGAQVVVLP; from the coding sequence ATGCGCCAGTCACAACTGCGCGAACATTCCCGCATCCTCGGTATGGGAGCCTTCCGGCCCGATGTCATCGTCACGAACGACGATGTCTGCCAGTGGATTGAGTCCTCGGACGAATGGATCCGCCAGCGGACCGGAATTGTGACGCGCCACCGTGCCGGAGCGGACACCTCCGTTGTGGACATGGCCGAGGGCGCTGCCAATGAAGCACTCCAGAAGGCCGGCATAGAAGCCTCCCAGCTCGGGGCCGTCATCGTCTCGACAGTCTCGCACCCGTACGCCACGCCGTCGGCCGCTGCTGCCTTGGCAGACCGGCTGGGGGCAACGCCCGCGCCGGCATTCGATATTTCCGCTGCCTGCGCCGGCTACTGCTATGGCATTGCCCAGGGCGACGCCCTGGTCCGTTCCGGCGCGGCCGAATACGTTCTGGTGGTAGGAGCCGAGAAGCTCTCGGACGTAATCGACAACTCCGAACGGACCATCTCCTTCCTGCTCGGCGACGGTGCAGGCGCCGTTGTTATCGGCCCTTCCGACACACCCGGCATCGGACCGTCGGTCTGGGGCTCGGACGGGAGCAAGTGGGACGTCATCGGCATGACCCATTCGCTGAACGACGTGCGGGAGCTGTCCTTGGCGGCAGAGGCCGCAGGCTCTCTCTCCGCAGCTGCCGAAGAACGGACCGAGGACGGCAAGAAGCTGTGGCCCACCTTGCGGCAGGACGGACAGTCGGTCTTCCGCTGGGCCGTGTGGGAAATGGCGAAGGTTGCCAAGCGCGCCATGGACGAGGCCGGGGTCAAGCCGGAAGAGCTGGCCGCGTTCGTCCCGCACCAAGCCAATATGCGCATCATCGACGAAATGATCAAGCAGCTTAAGCTTCCGGATAGTGTTGCGGTTGCCCGCGACATCGCAGACGCCGGGAACACGTCCGCGGCGTCCATCCCGCTGGCCGCGCACCGGCTGCTGCAGGAAAACCCCCAGCTCAGCGGAGGCCTGGCGTTGCAGATCGGCTTCGGTGCGGGGCTGGTCTTCGGTGCACAGGTCGTCGTTCTGCCGTAG
- a CDS encoding acyl carrier protein codes for MASNEEILAGLAEIVNEETGLAPEAVELDKSFTDDLDIDSISMMTIVVNAEEKFGVRIPDEEVKNLKTVGDAVDFIANAQA; via the coding sequence ATGGCTAGCAACGAAGAAATCCTGGCAGGCCTGGCCGAAATCGTTAACGAGGAAACCGGGCTCGCCCCCGAGGCTGTCGAGCTGGACAAGTCCTTCACCGATGATCTGGACATCGACTCCATCTCCATGATGACGATCGTCGTCAACGCCGAGGAAAAGTTCGGCGTCCGCATCCCGGATGAAGAGGTCAAGAACCTCAAGACCGTCGGCGACGCCGTGGACTTCATCGCCAACGCCCAGGCGTAA
- the fabF gene encoding beta-ketoacyl-ACP synthase II: MARKVVITGLGATTPIGGDVPTMWKNALKGVSGARTLEDDWVARYELPVTFACRASNKPDEVLTRVEAKRMDPSTQFAVVASREAWKDSGIEEIDHDRLAVAFATGIGGVWTLLDAWDTLREKGPRRVLPMTVPMLMPNGPSAAVSMDLGARAGAHTPVSACASGTEAIALGVDLIRAGKADVVMTGGAEAAIHAMPIAAFSAMQALSKRNDDPEHASRPYDLDRDGFVMGEGAGALVLEAEEHALARGARIYAELAGSGVTADAYHITAPDPEGLGATRALKAAMFDARAQAVDVVHVNAHATSTPVGDKPEYTALKAALGSQVDNVSVSATKSQTGHLLGASGAVESVMTALAVYERKAPVTINLDNQDPEIPLDVVTSARDLPSGDIVALNNSFGFGGHNAVVVFRNA, translated from the coding sequence ATGGCACGCAAAGTAGTCATCACCGGCCTTGGCGCCACCACGCCCATCGGCGGCGACGTCCCCACGATGTGGAAGAACGCTCTCAAGGGCGTGTCAGGCGCCCGTACCCTTGAAGACGATTGGGTAGCCCGCTACGAACTCCCCGTGACCTTTGCCTGCCGGGCCTCGAATAAACCGGACGAAGTACTGACCCGTGTCGAGGCCAAGCGGATGGATCCCTCCACGCAGTTCGCCGTGGTCGCCTCCCGTGAAGCCTGGAAGGATTCGGGCATCGAGGAGATCGACCACGACCGGCTAGCCGTGGCCTTCGCTACCGGTATCGGCGGCGTCTGGACGCTGCTGGACGCTTGGGACACCCTCCGGGAAAAGGGCCCCCGCCGGGTTCTGCCGATGACCGTGCCCATGCTGATGCCCAACGGCCCGTCAGCAGCGGTGAGCATGGATCTGGGTGCCCGCGCCGGCGCCCACACTCCTGTTTCCGCCTGCGCCTCCGGCACCGAAGCCATCGCCTTGGGGGTTGATCTCATCCGCGCCGGCAAGGCCGACGTCGTCATGACCGGCGGCGCCGAAGCTGCCATCCATGCCATGCCGATTGCCGCCTTCAGCGCCATGCAGGCGCTCTCCAAGCGTAACGACGACCCTGAGCACGCCTCACGGCCGTACGATCTGGACCGCGACGGATTCGTCATGGGCGAAGGAGCCGGCGCGCTTGTCCTCGAAGCCGAGGAACACGCCCTGGCCCGCGGCGCCCGTATCTATGCCGAACTTGCCGGCTCCGGAGTCACCGCCGATGCCTACCACATCACTGCCCCGGATCCGGAAGGCCTTGGAGCGACCCGGGCACTCAAGGCAGCCATGTTTGACGCTCGCGCTCAGGCCGTAGACGTGGTCCACGTCAACGCTCACGCCACCTCCACCCCGGTCGGCGACAAACCCGAGTACACAGCACTCAAGGCTGCGCTAGGCAGTCAGGTGGACAATGTCTCGGTCTCGGCGACCAAGTCACAGACCGGACATCTCTTGGGTGCCTCGGGCGCCGTTGAATCTGTCATGACGGCCCTTGCTGTGTACGAACGCAAGGCACCTGTGACCATCAACCTCGATAACCAGGATCCGGAGATCCCGCTGGACGTCGTGACCTCCGCCCGGGATTTGCCGAGCGGCGACATTGTGGCGCTGAACAACTCCTTCGGTTTCGGCGGACACAACGCCGTCGTCGTATTCCGGAACGCCTGA
- a CDS encoding DUF3145 domain-containing protein, with translation MSVVMTRGVLFVHSAPTALCPHIEWAVGSVVDKRTDLDWTPQPAAPGMFRAELSWIGPQGTGSMLASALRGWAHLRYEVTEEPSPGVDGGRWSHTPELGIFHAATDVHGNIMVSEDRIRYAYETGAGDPAAVYHELSLALGEAWDEELEPFRHAAEGAPVRWLHQVG, from the coding sequence ATGTCTGTTGTGATGACGCGTGGTGTGCTGTTTGTGCATTCGGCGCCTACAGCGCTATGCCCCCACATCGAGTGGGCCGTCGGATCCGTCGTGGACAAGCGAACGGATCTTGACTGGACCCCTCAACCTGCTGCGCCCGGAATGTTCCGGGCCGAACTCTCGTGGATCGGTCCACAGGGGACAGGTTCTATGTTGGCGTCCGCCTTGCGTGGCTGGGCCCACCTGCGTTATGAGGTGACAGAAGAGCCGAGCCCCGGCGTCGATGGCGGCCGCTGGTCGCATACGCCCGAACTCGGCATATTCCACGCGGCAACAGATGTACATGGCAACATCATGGTTTCGGAAGACCGCATCCGCTATGCCTATGAGACGGGTGCCGGTGATCCGGCAGCGGTCTACCATGAGCTCTCCCTCGCGCTGGGCGAGGCTTGGGACGAAGAGCTGGAACCTTTCCGGCATGCAGCCGAAGGCGCGCCCGTCCGGTGGCTTCACCAAGTCGGCTGA
- a CDS encoding tyrosine recombinase, with protein sequence MNARETPQAALGRPWPESFSLAFNGFEKYLTAERAHSEHTTRAYLADLQQLFNFAADNSVTNLSGISLLTLRAWLGGMNADGLARSSIARRAAAARMFTAWALREELIGSDPAVRLQAPKRQRTLPHVLQRRQVDQLFSTLAAEAAEGQPVPLRDRALIELLYATGIRVGELSGLDIDDLDQDRRLVRVLGKGNKERAVPYGVPAATALDDWLRRGRGALATDASGPALFLGRRGKRIDQRQVRDVSARLFAGLGDTAATSPHALRHSTATHLLDGGADLRAVQEILGHESLATTQIYTHVSVDRLRASYKQAHPRA encoded by the coding sequence ATGAATGCTCGTGAGACGCCGCAAGCTGCATTGGGCCGGCCATGGCCGGAAAGCTTCAGCTTAGCGTTCAACGGGTTTGAAAAGTACCTGACTGCCGAGCGTGCTCATTCTGAACACACCACACGTGCCTACCTGGCCGACCTCCAACAGCTCTTCAACTTCGCGGCGGACAACTCCGTAACAAATTTAAGTGGAATCAGTCTGCTGACTTTACGCGCCTGGCTGGGCGGTATGAATGCCGACGGCCTGGCCCGGTCCAGCATCGCCCGCCGTGCCGCTGCCGCCCGAATGTTTACCGCTTGGGCACTGCGCGAAGAACTGATAGGAAGCGATCCGGCAGTGCGGCTGCAGGCCCCCAAACGCCAACGGACGCTGCCCCACGTCCTGCAGCGGCGCCAGGTGGATCAACTGTTCTCGACCCTGGCTGCGGAAGCAGCCGAGGGGCAGCCCGTTCCGCTGCGGGATCGGGCGCTGATCGAACTTCTCTACGCCACAGGAATTCGTGTTGGGGAGTTGTCCGGACTGGACATTGACGACCTTGACCAGGACCGCAGGCTGGTACGCGTGCTGGGTAAGGGCAATAAGGAGCGAGCTGTTCCCTATGGCGTTCCTGCCGCAACTGCGTTGGACGACTGGCTTCGCCGCGGTCGGGGAGCACTTGCCACGGATGCCAGTGGTCCGGCGCTGTTTCTGGGCCGCCGGGGAAAACGGATCGACCAGCGGCAGGTGCGGGACGTTTCCGCACGCTTGTTTGCTGGACTGGGCGACACCGCGGCCACCAGCCCGCACGCATTGCGCCACAGTACCGCTACGCATCTTCTCGACGGTGGAGCGGACCTCCGTGCCGTCCAAGAGATTCTTGGCCATGAGTCCTTGGCGACTACACAGATCTATACCCACGTCTCGGTGGATCGTCTGCGAGCAAGCTATAAGCAGGCGCATCCGCGTGCCTAA
- a CDS encoding DNA-processing protein DprA — MMTTTTRAADRRARAALSRLMEPSDWVGLALVAAVGALDGLRIATGEVKPGPELQGELYRLLNREQSRSQQGMLSEALQRWQPRVKDLDPDRDLATIERLGGNVLVPGDESWPLALADLELAEPLCLWIRGQYSGGIPPAERTVALVGSRDSTNYGNSATGDLAAGLTQKGYCVASGGAYGIDAQAHRSALAAAEPGQWPATVAIMACGLDRYYPAGNEELLRTVASRGLLLSELPPGAAPTRWRFLQRNRLIAALAGTTVVVEARWRSGALNTAHHAAGLGRPVGAVPGSIYSANSAGTHRLLRDGSAVCVTDAAEAAELAGPLDAGAAAEQQAPLSDHDGLSVEDLLLLDALPVRQGTTVEKLSAVAGLPLRAVLAGLGRLEIMSLAQQDSSGWRRHRRG, encoded by the coding sequence ATGATGACGACAACTACGCGGGCCGCCGACCGCAGGGCGCGGGCGGCCTTATCACGGCTCATGGAGCCTTCGGACTGGGTGGGACTCGCCCTTGTCGCGGCCGTTGGTGCCCTGGATGGGCTGCGTATCGCTACAGGCGAGGTGAAACCGGGGCCGGAGCTGCAGGGTGAGCTCTACCGCCTGCTGAACCGGGAGCAGTCACGCAGCCAGCAGGGAATGCTTTCCGAGGCCCTGCAGCGCTGGCAGCCGCGTGTTAAGGATCTGGACCCGGATCGGGACCTAGCCACGATCGAGCGCCTGGGTGGGAATGTACTGGTGCCAGGCGATGAGTCTTGGCCACTGGCACTGGCTGATCTGGAACTCGCAGAACCGCTGTGCCTGTGGATTCGCGGGCAATACTCAGGCGGAATTCCCCCAGCAGAACGCACCGTAGCCCTGGTCGGTTCAAGGGACAGCACGAACTACGGCAACTCGGCTACCGGCGACCTGGCAGCGGGCCTGACGCAGAAGGGCTATTGCGTGGCTTCCGGAGGTGCCTACGGCATCGACGCCCAGGCTCATCGGTCCGCCTTGGCAGCCGCGGAGCCAGGGCAGTGGCCAGCTACCGTTGCCATTATGGCGTGCGGACTGGACCGCTACTATCCGGCGGGGAATGAGGAACTGCTCCGAACCGTGGCCAGCCGAGGTCTTCTGCTTTCCGAGCTGCCGCCGGGGGCCGCGCCCACGCGCTGGCGGTTCCTGCAGCGCAACCGTTTGATCGCCGCACTGGCCGGTACCACTGTTGTCGTAGAAGCCCGGTGGCGCTCGGGAGCCCTGAACACGGCGCACCATGCTGCAGGACTGGGCCGTCCGGTCGGCGCAGTACCGGGATCCATTTACTCGGCGAACTCGGCAGGCACGCACCGGCTGCTGCGGGACGGCAGTGCAGTCTGCGTAACCGACGCTGCGGAAGCCGCTGAATTAGCGGGACCCCTTGATGCCGGGGCGGCCGCAGAGCAACAGGCGCCACTGTCCGATCATGATGGTCTAAGCGTGGAGGACCTGCTCCTGCTGGACGCACTGCCCGTGAGGCAGGGAACCACGGTCGAGAAGCTTTCGGCTGTAGCCGGGTTGCCCCTGAGGGCGGTGCTGGCGGGGCTCGGCCGGCTGGAAATCATGTCCCTTGCCCAGCAGGATTCGTCGGGTTGGCGGCGGCACCGGCGGGGCTGA